In a genomic window of Pontibacter liquoris:
- a CDS encoding membrane-binding protein — protein MPNFKKLTYLLALLLAPVLSQASAVSVPAAKPASAVIAMTGARDIVQEIINVIGLKPRFTLRPANIDNAAAVIYDGQRYILYNEDFLAAINNAVHTDWGGVSILAHEIGHHLNGHTLVRGGSNIPDELEADEFSGFVLRKMGASLADAQAAINLLSEDDNSSTHPGRNYRLAAISKGWRKANDQLLASANGPQPDDRAIASRPAQRAPQQTQRVAQLTSRDVLKRVYFSAAPQEQFYLTRSLQLVHLTDQGVEVLGKMSKTGDEDYPYYFETDSQPLFVTADGILVNRRGERVGYFT, from the coding sequence ATGCCAAACTTTAAAAAATTAACGTACCTGCTGGCCTTGCTTCTGGCGCCCGTGCTGAGCCAGGCATCCGCTGTTTCTGTTCCTGCTGCAAAACCTGCTTCGGCTGTAATAGCCATGACAGGGGCCCGCGATATTGTGCAGGAAATCATCAACGTGATCGGTTTGAAACCACGCTTTACTTTAAGACCCGCCAACATCGACAATGCCGCCGCGGTGATCTACGATGGCCAGCGCTATATTCTTTACAACGAGGATTTCCTGGCTGCCATTAACAACGCCGTGCATACCGACTGGGGTGGAGTGAGTATTCTGGCCCATGAGATCGGCCACCACCTGAACGGCCATACGTTGGTGCGGGGCGGCAGCAACATACCCGACGAGCTGGAGGCTGATGAGTTCTCAGGGTTTGTGCTCCGGAAAATGGGCGCGAGCCTGGCCGATGCCCAGGCCGCTATCAACCTGCTGTCGGAAGACGACAACTCCAGCACGCACCCGGGCCGCAACTATCGGCTGGCGGCTATCAGCAAAGGCTGGCGAAAAGCCAACGACCAGCTACTGGCCAGCGCCAACGGCCCGCAGCCTGACGACCGGGCCATTGCCAGCCGGCCTGCCCAGCGTGCGCCGCAACAAACCCAGCGGGTGGCGCAGCTCACAAGCCGCGATGTGTTAAAGCGGGTATACTTCAGCGCGGCCCCGCAAGAGCAGTTTTATTTGACCCGAAGCCTGCAATTGGTGCACCTGACCGACCAGGGCGTAGAAGTGCTGGGTAAGATGAGCAAAACGGGGGATGAGGACTATCCTTACTATTTTGAAACCGACTCCCAGCCGCTGTTTGTAACCGCAGATGGTATACTGGTAAACCGCCGCGGGGAGCGCGTGGGATATTTTACCTAA
- a CDS encoding sodium:solute symporter family protein, which translates to MLLFFVLLYLLFTLGLGYWASRRVHNTSDFLLAGRRLPFLVSTAVIFATWFGSETLLGASSEFVSHGVLGVIEDPFGAALCLVLVGLFFAKKLYRMNLLTIGDYYRVRYNRTTEQLAAFFMIISYFGWIAAQMVALGIVLNQIFGLSVTAGIFCGSLLVVSYTYLGGMWSVSITDFVQTIMIIGGLLFITIDLMLEVPLQTVTANLPVDFFRFVPREQDATTWLNYFGLWITIGLGSIAQQDVFQRVMSARSERVAVSSSIAAGFLYLTIALLPLVIALYARALHPDLLQQDAQLLVPGLILRSSSLWVNVLFFGALLSAIISTASGAILAPAAILSENMLRPLFPKITDRKLLHLSRLSVLLVATVSLGMALSSSNIYELVSESSALSLVSLFVPLVAGMFWRKTNAAAAIGSMLAGMGVWLVALHLDTEVNPMLYGLAGSIGGLLIGLPIGMFLQPQPQRAVETAAAGS; encoded by the coding sequence ATGCTGCTCTTTTTCGTGCTCCTCTACCTGCTCTTTACCCTTGGCCTGGGCTACTGGGCTTCCAGGCGCGTGCACAACACGTCTGACTTTCTGCTGGCGGGCAGGCGGCTGCCCTTCCTTGTCTCTACAGCGGTGATCTTTGCCACCTGGTTTGGTTCCGAAACGCTGCTTGGGGCTTCTTCTGAGTTCGTTTCGCATGGGGTACTGGGCGTGATCGAAGACCCGTTTGGCGCGGCGTTATGCCTGGTGCTGGTCGGGCTGTTTTTCGCCAAAAAGCTTTACCGGATGAATTTGCTCACCATTGGCGATTACTACCGGGTGCGCTATAACCGCACCACAGAGCAGCTGGCCGCTTTCTTTATGATCATCTCCTATTTTGGCTGGATAGCGGCACAAATGGTGGCGCTGGGCATTGTACTGAACCAAATCTTTGGCCTGTCGGTAACGGCGGGCATCTTTTGCGGCAGCCTGCTGGTGGTCAGTTATACTTACCTGGGCGGCATGTGGTCGGTCTCTATTACCGATTTTGTACAAACTATCATGATTATCGGCGGACTGCTCTTTATCACCATCGACCTGATGCTGGAGGTTCCGCTGCAAACGGTCACGGCCAACCTGCCCGTAGATTTCTTCCGGTTTGTGCCCCGGGAGCAGGATGCTACCACCTGGCTGAACTACTTCGGCCTGTGGATCACCATCGGTCTGGGTTCCATTGCACAGCAGGATGTTTTTCAGCGGGTCATGTCGGCGCGCTCGGAAAGGGTGGCGGTAAGCTCTTCTATTGCAGCCGGCTTTTTATACCTCACCATAGCCCTGCTGCCGCTCGTTATTGCGCTTTATGCCCGGGCACTGCACCCGGACCTGCTGCAGCAGGACGCCCAGTTGCTGGTGCCCGGCCTTATACTTCGTTCTTCCTCGCTGTGGGTTAACGTGCTTTTCTTCGGGGCGCTGCTCTCGGCCATCATCAGCACGGCCAGCGGAGCGATTTTGGCGCCGGCCGCTATTTTAAGCGAAAACATGCTGCGGCCTTTGTTCCCAAAAATAACGGACAGAAAGCTGCTCCACCTTTCGCGGCTGAGCGTGCTGCTGGTAGCCACTGTATCGCTGGGTATGGCGCTCTCGAGCAGCAATATCTATGAGCTGGTGAGCGAGTCGTCGGCCCTGAGCCTGGTAAGCCTGTTTGTGCCACTGGTAGCCGGTATGTTCTGGCGTAAAACGAATGCTGCTGCCGCTATCGGCTCCATGCTGGCTGGCATGGGCGTATGGCTGGTGGCCCTGCACCTGGATACAGAAGTAAACCCGATGCTCTATGGCCTGGCCGGCAGCATTGGGGGTTTGTTAATTGGACTCCCAATCGGTATGTTTTTACAGCCGCAGCCGCAGCGGGCCGTGGAAACGGCAGCTGCCGGTTCTTAA
- a CDS encoding SDR family oxidoreductase, translating to MKLAGNTVLITGGASGIGFALAERFLKAGSEVIICGRREEKLQQVRQQYPTLHTRVCDVGDPADRVALARWVKQEFPKLNVFINNAGIQRRVAVADIGEAWEAHQQEIAINLEAPIHLSALLLPLLQQQPEAYIMNVTSGLAFVPGAFAAIYSATKAAMHSFTMSLRQQLAHTSIKVIELVPPAVNTDLGGPGLHTFGAPLNDFADAMIQGLENGEQEIGYGTSERNRKASRQEIDEIFRQMNAR from the coding sequence ATGAAGTTAGCAGGAAATACCGTTTTAATAACCGGCGGCGCATCGGGGATAGGCTTTGCCCTGGCAGAGCGGTTTCTGAAAGCAGGAAGCGAAGTGATTATCTGTGGCAGAAGGGAAGAAAAGCTGCAGCAGGTCCGGCAGCAATACCCAACGCTGCACACCCGCGTGTGTGATGTGGGTGATCCGGCAGACAGGGTGGCGCTGGCGCGTTGGGTGAAGCAGGAATTCCCGAAACTGAATGTGTTCATCAACAATGCCGGCATTCAGCGGCGGGTGGCCGTGGCCGATATTGGCGAGGCGTGGGAAGCGCACCAGCAGGAAATTGCTATTAACCTGGAAGCACCCATTCACCTGTCGGCGCTGTTACTGCCTTTGCTGCAGCAGCAGCCGGAAGCCTATATCATGAACGTAACCTCGGGACTTGCCTTTGTGCCGGGCGCCTTTGCAGCTATTTACAGTGCTACTAAAGCCGCCATGCATTCGTTTACCATGTCGTTACGGCAACAGCTGGCGCATACAAGTATAAAGGTGATCGAGCTGGTGCCGCCAGCTGTTAATACTGACCTGGGAGGCCCGGGGCTGCATACGTTTGGCGCGCCGCTAAACGACTTTGCCGATGCCATGATACAAGGCCTGGAGAACGGGGAGCAGGAAATCGGTTACGGCACAAGCGAGCGGAACCGGAAAGCATCACGCCAGGAAATAGACGAAATTTTCCGGCAGATGAACGCCCGCTAA
- a CDS encoding phosphatase PAP2 family protein, with the protein MKLFVLLLVLLLQLRVNAQSLEASPAGLPLILPGTSVQTVALPDSVDPKPASRKFLHTAALATAGAGLWLATFALADEPVQQFTQSHQTKVADAISNVVEPLGHSANMSPFAVAALAGGLVLRKPKLTKVGAIALGSIAASATITDIAKNSFHRHRPSATTENHVFDGPLKETDNTSLPSAHTTAAFAVATSIATVYGDHPYVAPVAYGVATLVGLSRINDNAHWTTDVIAGAAVGYFSAKGVSALYKLGEDRLHLRRQRLLVTPQLSTRSAALSATLTF; encoded by the coding sequence ATGAAGCTGTTTGTTTTATTGCTGGTGCTCCTGCTTCAGTTGCGTGTAAACGCCCAGTCGCTGGAGGCTTCGCCCGCCGGCTTGCCTCTTATCCTACCTGGCACCTCAGTACAAACAGTTGCCCTCCCCGATTCGGTGGACCCTAAGCCGGCCAGCCGTAAATTTCTGCATACTGCAGCGCTGGCAACAGCGGGCGCCGGCCTGTGGCTGGCTACGTTTGCCCTGGCCGACGAACCGGTTCAGCAATTCACACAAAGTCACCAGACCAAAGTAGCCGATGCCATTTCGAATGTAGTGGAGCCGCTGGGGCACTCGGCCAACATGTCGCCATTTGCCGTGGCCGCACTGGCGGGCGGACTCGTGCTCCGCAAACCCAAGCTGACAAAAGTGGGCGCTATTGCCCTGGGAAGTATAGCGGCCAGCGCTACCATCACCGATATTGCCAAAAACTCTTTCCACCGGCACAGGCCAAGTGCCACCACCGAAAACCATGTTTTTGATGGGCCGCTGAAAGAAACGGATAATACCTCACTGCCATCGGCGCATACGACGGCTGCTTTTGCAGTAGCCACTTCTATAGCTACCGTTTACGGCGACCATCCGTATGTAGCCCCTGTTGCCTATGGCGTCGCCACGCTGGTTGGTTTGTCGCGCATCAACGACAATGCCCATTGGACGACCGATGTGATCGCGGGAGCGGCAGTGGGTTATTTTTCAGCCAAAGGCGTGAGTGCCCTGTACAAACTAGGCGAAGACCGGCTGCACCTGCGCCGGCAACGGCTGCTGGTAACGCCGCAGCTCAGCACCCGTTCTGCGGCACTCAGCGCTACACTGACCTTTTAA
- a CDS encoding PQQ-dependent sugar dehydrogenase encodes MRKYCQLLFSAFFLMASACTAQAQYTLKEVYPGLELNNPTELISEGNQTYAVAQEGIIYSISSSGKKPFLNITDRVVSGGERGLLGLAFHPDFRKNGYFYVNYTSGKPLHTRISRFTAKPGTTQADPASEVVLLTFAQPYSNHNGGKVAFGPDNYLYIGVGDGGSGGDPQNNAQDRTKLLGKILRIDVNTTSGSHKYGIPSDNPYAGNRQGFKEEIYAYGMRNPWKLSFDTKTGTLWAGDVGQNEIEEVDIIRKGGNYGWRIMEGTACYEPSKNCDKAGLIQPVHEYTHAEGASITGGYVYRGTKLPALQGSYIYGDYVSGKVWALTVDKNGKATGNKLLLTAGFPISSFGVDPNGELLVVRYGDKGKIYRLTGGK; translated from the coding sequence ATGAGAAAATACTGCCAACTTCTGTTTTCTGCTTTCTTCCTGATGGCAAGTGCCTGCACGGCACAGGCACAGTATACTTTAAAAGAAGTATATCCCGGCCTGGAATTAAATAACCCGACGGAGTTAATTTCCGAAGGAAACCAAACTTATGCCGTCGCGCAGGAGGGCATCATTTACAGCATTTCGAGTAGCGGGAAAAAGCCATTCCTCAATATCACCGACCGGGTAGTGTCCGGCGGCGAGCGCGGTTTGCTGGGACTTGCCTTTCACCCGGACTTTCGCAAAAACGGCTATTTTTATGTGAACTATACTTCCGGAAAGCCGCTGCATACCCGCATCTCCCGGTTCACGGCAAAGCCCGGCACCACGCAGGCAGACCCGGCCAGCGAAGTGGTGCTGCTTACCTTTGCCCAGCCTTACAGCAACCACAACGGCGGTAAAGTAGCCTTTGGGCCGGATAACTATTTATACATTGGCGTGGGAGATGGCGGCAGTGGCGGCGATCCGCAGAACAATGCCCAGGACAGAACGAAACTGCTTGGCAAGATTCTCCGCATCGATGTGAACACTACCAGCGGCAGCCACAAGTATGGCATCCCTTCCGACAACCCATATGCCGGTAATAGGCAGGGGTTTAAAGAGGAAATTTATGCGTACGGAATGCGCAATCCCTGGAAGCTCAGCTTCGACACCAAAACAGGTACGCTCTGGGCGGGTGACGTGGGGCAGAACGAAATAGAGGAAGTGGATATCATCCGCAAAGGAGGCAACTACGGCTGGCGCATTATGGAGGGTACAGCCTGCTACGAGCCATCCAAAAACTGCGATAAAGCTGGTCTTATCCAGCCGGTGCACGAGTATACCCATGCCGAGGGCGCCTCTATTACGGGCGGGTATGTGTACCGGGGTACTAAACTGCCAGCGCTGCAGGGCAGCTATATTTACGGTGATTATGTGAGTGGCAAAGTATGGGCGCTGACGGTAGATAAGAACGGAAAGGCCACCGGAAATAAATTGCTGCTGACAGCCGGTTTCCCGATCTCCTCGTTTGGGGTGGACCCAAATGGAGAGCTGCTGGTCGTGCGGTACGGGGATAAAGGCAAAATATATCGCTTAACCGGCGGTAAGTAG
- a CDS encoding Tex family protein, translated as MEPNLEHLLKIASELSITIKQVEATASLLDEGATVPFISRYRKEATGSLDEVQIAAIRDRMEQLRELDKRRESILKSIRDQEKLTPELEAQINAAETMAVLEDIYLPYKPKRRTKATIAREKGLEPLAERIFRQENFDVDAEAAAFISEEKEVKDAAEALAGARDIMAEWMNENAEARATMRQLFEKKGVFKSRVMSGKEEEGQKFKDYFEWEEPIEKAPSHRILAMRRGEAEMVLMLSAQPEDEAALAKLEDMFVQGNNAASEQVRLAVRDCYKRMLKLSMETEVRLSSKRRADEEAIRVFADNLRQLLLSSPLGQKTVLALDPGFRTGVKSVVLDKQGKLLHNETIYPHTGQHKEQEAAQAVRYMVTRFEVEAIAIGNGTASRETESFIKSLKLPASVQVVMVNESGASIYSASDVAREEFPDQDVTVRGAVSIGRRLMDPLAELVKIDPKSIGVGQYQHDVDQSALKHSLDDVVMSCVNAVGVEVNTASKQLLTYVSGLGPALAQNIVEYRNQNGPFKTRTELKKVPRLGDKAYEQAAGFLRIRGAKNPLDASAVHPESYPIVEQMAKDLGVTVQDLMQKEELRKQLNLKKYVTETVGLPTLQDIVSELAKPGRDPRQTFEAFSFTEGVNEIKDLRAGMKLPGIVTNITAFGAFVDLGVHQDGLVHVSHLSDRFVSNPHEAVKVGQKVEVTVLEVDVARKRISLSMKGDPAAAKPTGGGANRNNKGGNKKEEEPMDDFQAKLAKLKGMFK; from the coding sequence ATGGAACCAAATTTAGAACACCTTTTAAAGATCGCCTCCGAGCTTTCAATCACCATTAAGCAAGTAGAGGCCACAGCCTCGCTGCTGGATGAAGGCGCTACGGTACCTTTCATTTCCCGCTACCGAAAAGAAGCGACCGGCTCGCTCGACGAAGTGCAGATTGCCGCTATCCGCGACCGGATGGAGCAGCTCCGGGAACTGGACAAGCGCCGCGAAAGCATCCTCAAATCCATCCGTGACCAGGAGAAGCTCACGCCCGAGCTGGAAGCGCAGATCAATGCCGCCGAAACCATGGCCGTGCTGGAAGATATCTACTTGCCTTACAAGCCAAAGCGCCGCACCAAAGCCACCATTGCCCGCGAAAAAGGACTCGAGCCCCTGGCCGAGCGCATTTTCAGGCAGGAAAATTTTGATGTGGACGCCGAAGCGGCTGCTTTTATCTCCGAAGAAAAAGAGGTGAAAGATGCTGCCGAAGCCCTGGCCGGTGCCCGCGACATCATGGCCGAATGGATGAACGAGAACGCCGAAGCCCGTGCTACCATGCGCCAGCTCTTTGAAAAGAAAGGCGTGTTCAAGAGCCGCGTGATGTCGGGCAAAGAAGAAGAAGGACAGAAATTCAAAGACTATTTTGAGTGGGAGGAGCCGATCGAGAAAGCGCCGTCGCACCGCATCCTGGCCATGCGCCGCGGCGAAGCCGAGATGGTGCTCATGCTGAGCGCGCAGCCCGAAGATGAAGCGGCGCTTGCCAAACTCGAAGACATGTTTGTGCAGGGCAACAATGCTGCCTCGGAGCAGGTGCGCCTGGCTGTACGGGATTGCTACAAGCGCATGCTCAAGCTAAGTATGGAAACCGAAGTGCGCCTGAGCTCCAAACGGCGTGCCGACGAAGAAGCCATCCGGGTATTTGCCGACAACCTGCGCCAGTTGCTGCTCTCCTCGCCGCTGGGCCAGAAAACGGTACTGGCACTCGACCCGGGCTTTAGAACCGGTGTGAAATCCGTGGTGCTCGACAAGCAGGGCAAGCTGCTGCACAACGAAACCATTTACCCGCACACCGGCCAGCACAAAGAGCAGGAGGCGGCTCAGGCTGTGCGTTACATGGTGACCCGCTTCGAAGTGGAAGCCATCGCCATTGGCAACGGTACAGCCAGCCGCGAAACCGAAAGCTTTATCAAGAGCTTGAAACTACCGGCTTCAGTGCAGGTAGTGATGGTAAACGAAAGCGGCGCTTCAATCTATTCTGCTTCGGATGTGGCCCGCGAGGAGTTCCCCGACCAAGACGTGACGGTGCGCGGCGCTGTTTCCATCGGCCGCCGTTTGATGGACCCGTTGGCCGAACTCGTAAAGATCGACCCCAAAAGCATCGGCGTAGGCCAGTACCAGCACGACGTGGACCAGTCTGCCCTGAAGCACTCTTTGGATGACGTGGTGATGAGCTGCGTGAACGCCGTGGGTGTAGAGGTAAACACGGCCAGTAAGCAGCTGCTCACTTATGTGTCCGGTCTTGGACCGGCACTGGCGCAAAATATTGTGGAGTACCGCAACCAGAACGGCCCGTTTAAAACCCGCACTGAGCTGAAGAAGGTGCCGCGCCTGGGCGATAAAGCCTATGAGCAGGCTGCAGGCTTCCTGCGCATCCGCGGCGCGAAAAACCCGCTCGATGCCTCGGCCGTGCACCCGGAAAGCTATCCGATCGTGGAGCAGATGGCCAAAGACCTGGGTGTTACCGTGCAGGACCTGATGCAGAAGGAGGAACTGCGCAAACAGCTCAACCTGAAGAAGTATGTAACCGAAACCGTAGGCTTGCCCACGCTGCAAGATATTGTGAGCGAACTGGCCAAGCCGGGCCGCGACCCGCGCCAGACCTTTGAGGCCTTCAGCTTTACCGAAGGCGTAAACGAGATCAAAGACCTGCGCGCCGGCATGAAGCTTCCTGGCATTGTGACCAACATCACGGCGTTCGGCGCTTTTGTGGACCTAGGCGTGCACCAGGACGGCCTGGTACACGTGAGCCATTTGTCGGATCGCTTTGTGAGCAACCCGCACGAGGCTGTAAAAGTAGGGCAGAAGGTAGAAGTAACGGTGCTGGAAGTAGACGTAGCGCGCAAGCGCATCTCTCTAAGTATGAAAGGCGACCCGGCTGCTGCCAAACCGACTGGCGGAGGCGCTAACCGCAATAACAAAGGCGGAAACAAGAAGGAGGAAGAGCCGATGGATGATTTCCAGGCGAAGCTGGCCAAGCTGAAAGGCATGTTTAAATAA
- a CDS encoding neutral/alkaline non-lysosomal ceramidase N-terminal domain-containing protein has translation MKTAIPSYPSLLIWLAGLLLLCPACVVQRLDQTPYTQTAYYKETIAQLPMPAPAATGDTLQVGWAKVNITPPVGTPLAGYGKRRGMRYGQVHDSAWVRTFALSNGNTTAYIVALDMLIAPMSVEKQLAKEYTKLGLRPDQVYLTATHTHSSFGGWQKKLAGRLMAGKYSKTVVQQTVNHILQSMQLAQQRQLPARIGYGQISAAALVKNRLTGTTTNLDSTLRFVKFEQADGRTALLCTFSAHPTILPSMQPVLSRDYPGELVDTLEHEVTFAAFAAGAVGSHQAQHPDESFESTAAVGRQLAQKILQQLSTLPTAYTAVLRTAQVPLQLPTPQWRLGERKRFAPALFYTFFGRYTAFISSMQVGNTILLGVPADYSGEFMPRLAEQARQQGQEVLVTGFNGGYVGYLIPDKHYGLHKYEARAMNFYGPHSGSYVTAVLQQVLTRFSPAARND, from the coding sequence TTGAAAACGGCTATCCCATCTTATCCCTCCCTGCTGATCTGGCTTGCCGGGTTGCTGCTGCTGTGCCCCGCCTGCGTGGTGCAGCGCCTCGACCAGACGCCCTATACACAAACAGCTTATTACAAGGAAACCATCGCACAACTGCCAATGCCCGCGCCAGCCGCTACAGGCGACACGCTACAGGTGGGGTGGGCAAAAGTAAATATTACGCCTCCCGTGGGCACACCGCTGGCAGGGTATGGCAAACGCCGCGGTATGCGCTACGGGCAGGTACACGACTCGGCCTGGGTTCGCACCTTTGCCCTCAGCAACGGCAACACCACCGCTTATATAGTAGCACTGGACATGCTCATTGCACCTATGAGCGTAGAAAAGCAGCTGGCAAAGGAATATACAAAGCTTGGCTTACGCCCGGATCAGGTATACCTTACAGCCACCCACACGCACAGCAGTTTTGGAGGTTGGCAGAAAAAGCTGGCCGGCCGGCTCATGGCAGGTAAGTATAGCAAAACCGTAGTGCAGCAAACGGTAAACCACATCTTGCAAAGTATGCAACTGGCGCAACAGCGCCAGTTGCCCGCCCGCATTGGCTATGGCCAGATAAGCGCAGCGGCCCTTGTTAAAAATCGCCTCACCGGCACCACCACCAACCTTGACTCTACCTTGCGCTTTGTAAAGTTTGAACAGGCAGACGGCCGGACGGCCCTGCTTTGTACCTTTTCGGCGCATCCCACCATTCTGCCTTCCATGCAGCCAGTGCTGTCCAGAGATTACCCCGGCGAACTGGTGGATACACTGGAACATGAGGTAACTTTCGCGGCGTTTGCGGCCGGAGCGGTAGGCAGCCACCAGGCACAGCATCCGGATGAAAGCTTCGAAAGCACTGCGGCCGTGGGCCGGCAACTGGCGCAAAAAATTCTGCAGCAGTTATCTACGCTTCCCACAGCGTATACTGCTGTGCTCCGCACGGCACAGGTACCGTTGCAACTGCCCACTCCTCAGTGGCGGCTTGGGGAGCGCAAGCGTTTTGCGCCGGCGCTGTTTTATACTTTCTTTGGCCGGTATACTGCCTTTATCAGCTCGATGCAGGTGGGCAATACTATCCTGCTGGGCGTACCGGCTGATTACTCAGGAGAGTTTATGCCCCGGTTGGCGGAACAAGCTAGGCAGCAAGGACAAGAGGTGCTTGTAACCGGATTTAACGGCGGGTATGTAGGCTACCTGATTCCGGACAAACACTACGGCTTGCACAAGTATGAAGCCCGCGCCATGAACTTTTACGGCCCGCACAGCGGCAGTTACGTTACAGCTGTTTTGCAACAGGTGCTCACCCGTTTCTCCCCTGCTGCCCGGAACGATTAA